In one Mycobacterium heckeshornense genomic region, the following are encoded:
- a CDS encoding proton-conducting transporter membrane subunit: MIAVGLALAAAAVSIGWCAAMGGTDRARLRLGLSAWGVNIAAASVFVIAGARGLSGHTGRLELGGLAGLGPASLSVDALSGLFLIVSFGVAVPVLAAAAASANRNRPRLPAAVGAALAAVAVIITTDNFFVLLFGWETLTIAFYLLAGYDRGLPGRMEASVITGVFGKASGAAVLLGALLLAGRTHTFVFTASAVDPRSVAGQAAYALLLLGFGIKVGLVPAHIWMPRGYAAAPGPARAVMAGVAVNVGFYGMWRTLNALGPPPVWLACVVLVVGGATAILGIAHAAVNADLAALISWSSVENAGLITAGYGVALMGASAGEPGLVAAGLVAGTAQVMAHALGKTLLFVSASTIEQATGTTDLDRLGGVARRLPWAGTGLVVGSLTLAGLPLTAGFASEWFTLESLMQQFRVSSLALQLSTAAAGALIALTVGIAAVTFVRVVALTAFGPVRIGEPPLDPGLARPDRQWPYRFGVGVLVAGCLGIGAFAPMQVRVIGAGLLPLVGTNAAGANAKPWVLQPVYADFSALSPSWLWIVLPAMAVVIAGFTAMFAGRNPFRTRRVVPWSSASPGVDRGVGYTSFGYANPVRTVLSTLLLTRSELVDTADGPAGRTAVPRTYRVDVVDVVERYFYRPLAQALIFLSRSAKLLQSGRLDAYMTYMLIAVLAVLAVVIATA; encoded by the coding sequence GTGATCGCCGTGGGGTTGGCCTTGGCGGCAGCGGCGGTATCGATCGGCTGGTGCGCGGCGATGGGCGGCACCGACCGGGCACGGCTGCGCCTGGGCCTTAGCGCGTGGGGGGTGAACATCGCCGCTGCATCGGTGTTCGTGATCGCCGGTGCCCGCGGATTATCCGGTCATACCGGGCGTTTGGAGCTTGGTGGGTTGGCTGGACTCGGCCCGGCCAGTCTGAGCGTTGATGCGCTGTCGGGATTGTTCTTGATCGTTTCGTTCGGGGTTGCGGTCCCGGTGCTGGCGGCCGCGGCAGCGTCGGCCAACCGCAATCGTCCCCGGCTGCCGGCCGCGGTCGGCGCTGCGCTGGCCGCAGTCGCGGTGATCATCACCACCGACAACTTCTTCGTGCTGCTGTTCGGTTGGGAAACACTGACGATCGCCTTCTACCTGTTGGCCGGCTACGACCGCGGGTTGCCGGGCCGGATGGAGGCGTCGGTGATCACCGGGGTTTTCGGAAAGGCTAGCGGTGCTGCGGTGCTGCTAGGGGCTCTGCTGCTGGCCGGGCGCACGCATACATTCGTTTTCACCGCGAGCGCGGTGGATCCCCGCAGCGTCGCCGGCCAGGCGGCGTATGCGCTGCTGCTCTTGGGGTTTGGTATCAAAGTTGGGCTCGTGCCCGCCCACATCTGGATGCCGCGTGGTTATGCGGCGGCCCCGGGCCCGGCACGCGCCGTGATGGCCGGTGTGGCCGTCAACGTCGGCTTCTACGGAATGTGGCGCACACTGAACGCGCTGGGACCGCCGCCGGTCTGGCTGGCCTGCGTGGTGCTAGTGGTCGGGGGAGCGACGGCCATCCTGGGCATTGCCCACGCCGCCGTCAATGCGGACCTGGCGGCGTTGATCTCCTGGTCGAGCGTGGAAAATGCCGGGTTGATCACGGCCGGTTACGGGGTGGCGTTGATGGGGGCATCGGCGGGCGAGCCGGGGTTGGTCGCCGCCGGGCTGGTGGCCGGTACCGCCCAAGTGATGGCCCACGCTTTGGGCAAGACACTGCTGTTCGTGTCGGCCTCGACGATCGAGCAGGCAACCGGAACCACCGATCTGGACCGGCTGGGCGGGGTGGCGCGTCGCCTACCTTGGGCGGGAACGGGTTTGGTGGTCGGGTCGCTGACCCTGGCCGGATTGCCGTTGACTGCCGGATTCGCCTCGGAATGGTTCACGCTCGAGTCGTTGATGCAGCAGTTCCGGGTGTCCAGCCTTGCCCTGCAACTGTCGACCGCCGCGGCCGGAGCATTGATCGCGCTGACGGTCGGCATCGCGGCGGTGACGTTCGTTCGGGTCGTCGCGCTGACGGCTTTCGGACCGGTGCGCATCGGAGAGCCGCCGCTCGATCCCGGTCTCGCGCGCCCAGACCGCCAATGGCCGTACCGCTTCGGCGTCGGCGTGTTGGTGGCCGGCTGCCTGGGAATCGGCGCGTTCGCACCGATGCAGGTACGTGTGATCGGAGCTGGCCTATTGCCGTTGGTGGGCACTAACGCGGCGGGGGCAAACGCCAAACCGTGGGTGCTCCAGCCGGTTTACGCAGACTTCTCAGCGCTTTCGCCGAGTTGGCTATGGATCGTGCTTCCCGCGATGGCGGTGGTGATCGCCGGGTTTACGGCGATGTTCGCCGGCCGTAACCCGTTCCGAACCCGTCGAGTCGTTCCATGGTCGTCGGCGTCGCCGGGCGTCGACCGGGGAGTCGGCTACACGTCATTCGGTTATGCCAACCCGGTTCGCACCGTCCTCTCGACGCTGCTGCTGACCCGATCCGAATTGGTCGACACCGCAGACGGCCCTGCCGGTCGCACAGCTGTGCCGCGCACCTACCGCGTGGACGTCGTCGATGTGGTCGAACGATACTTCTATCGGCCGCTGGCACAGGCACTGATATTTTTGTCGCGATCCGCCAAGCTGCTCCAGTCCGGCCGCCTGGACGCCTACATGACCTACATGCTCATCGCGGTGCTGGCCGTTCTCGCCGTGGTGATCGCGACCGCCTGA
- a CDS encoding ferredoxin, which yields MPWVFRGLRDGVVTTRWPKQADGYFDQFPAAVGVVGDPAATVPDEVARAAAACPTDAISVQPRPRLDRGRCIMCGRCVNLAPAWFAWEKGCATAQLTRSALVVGEVDESDEALGELRASLARRVRRLRRSVHIRHVDAGSNGSDEWEIQALTNPVYDVHRLGIFFTASPRHADILLVTGIGVSGMVEPLRRTLDAMPAPTVVIAVGTDAISGGVLGGGYIGGTGVSDLVPVDVWVPGAPASPFSVLHGILLALGRVPSRQKRSAQ from the coding sequence ATGCCGTGGGTGTTCAGAGGATTACGCGACGGAGTCGTCACCACTCGATGGCCCAAGCAGGCAGACGGGTACTTCGACCAATTCCCGGCTGCGGTGGGCGTGGTGGGCGATCCGGCCGCGACGGTGCCGGACGAGGTTGCCCGGGCGGCCGCCGCATGTCCGACCGATGCGATCTCGGTGCAACCACGACCAAGGCTGGACCGGGGCCGCTGCATAATGTGCGGGCGTTGCGTCAACCTGGCCCCTGCCTGGTTTGCCTGGGAAAAAGGCTGCGCCACCGCACAACTGACTCGGTCAGCGCTGGTGGTGGGAGAAGTCGACGAAAGCGACGAGGCACTCGGCGAGCTGCGCGCGAGCCTGGCCCGCCGGGTGCGCAGGCTGCGGCGCTCGGTGCATATTCGTCACGTCGACGCCGGGTCCAACGGCAGCGACGAATGGGAGATCCAGGCGCTGACCAACCCGGTCTACGACGTGCACCGCCTCGGAATCTTCTTCACCGCCAGCCCTCGTCATGCCGACATCTTGCTGGTGACAGGCATCGGTGTGTCCGGGATGGTCGAGCCGCTGCGCCGCACGCTCGACGCGATGCCCGCACCCACCGTGGTCATCGCCGTGGGTACCGATGCCATCAGCGGAGGGGTCCTCGGCGGTGGATACATCGGCGGTACCGGAGTCTCCGACCTGGTGCCTGTCGACGTGTGGGTGCCCGGCGCGCCGGCCTCGCCATTCAGTGTGTTGCACGGCATCCTGCTCGCGCTGGGTCGGGTTCCGTCGCGCCAGAAGAGGAGCGCGCAGTGA
- a CDS encoding NADH-quinone oxidoreductase subunit C, with protein sequence MNTTTTTTVIDLVLDEWRTRVVDLVARGERFAGVYSTHRGDVAQLHALLVGAASLACLRTELSPQTDGSLSYPSLTPDVPAAFWYERALHDLSGVVPIGHPRLDPLLLPREPGQPTPRPGHTEQATLEGHVHSRAAEQHGPVDVRGGGVFTLPLGPVRSGVFESIEFLIETPGEDIPHLNIRPYYKHRGIAKRFESLPVTDGILVAERVEGVASIAHALAFAHAVETLADVTPPPRARMTRVIHAELERIANHLDVVMRLCDAAGIAVPTARFGWHKERVLRLVSALCGNRFGRSVVCPGGVNAEPRLTPAAISEHVGALLRRIRGDRDALMVDASFLDRLRGTGHLDPMLARSHGAVGPVGRGSGCDDDARRRTYDGYTELPPIDAAAVDDRGDALARLRVRWTEIDVAAGLIARACETLETISDPQIATPVPTVDGFALGWAEAPQGEVLYGLEVRDGVIRRCFARTASLHNMLLFHDVFGGDVFTDFPFIEASFGLCYAGVAM encoded by the coding sequence GTGAACACCACGACGACCACCACAGTCATTGACCTGGTCCTGGATGAATGGCGCACGCGGGTCGTCGATCTCGTCGCGCGGGGTGAGCGATTCGCCGGGGTCTACAGCACCCATCGCGGCGATGTGGCGCAACTGCACGCCTTGCTCGTCGGCGCTGCCTCGCTGGCCTGCCTGCGGACCGAGCTGTCACCGCAGACAGACGGCTCGTTGTCCTACCCTTCGCTGACACCCGATGTGCCCGCGGCGTTTTGGTATGAACGCGCGCTGCACGATCTGTCCGGTGTGGTCCCGATCGGGCATCCGCGGCTCGACCCGCTGCTGCTGCCCCGCGAACCCGGCCAACCCACACCACGCCCCGGGCACACCGAACAGGCGACACTGGAAGGGCATGTCCACTCCCGTGCGGCAGAGCAGCATGGGCCCGTCGACGTCAGGGGTGGCGGCGTGTTCACGCTACCGCTCGGCCCGGTGCGCTCAGGGGTGTTCGAATCGATCGAATTCCTCATCGAAACGCCCGGCGAGGACATCCCGCATCTGAACATTCGGCCGTACTACAAGCATCGCGGTATCGCCAAGCGGTTCGAATCGCTGCCGGTGACCGACGGGATCTTGGTCGCCGAACGGGTGGAGGGCGTCGCGTCGATCGCCCACGCGCTGGCGTTCGCCCACGCCGTCGAGACGCTCGCTGATGTGACCCCGCCGCCGCGCGCACGTATGACACGAGTGATCCATGCCGAGCTGGAGCGCATCGCCAACCACCTCGACGTGGTGATGCGACTCTGCGATGCGGCCGGGATCGCCGTACCGACCGCGAGGTTCGGCTGGCACAAGGAGCGGGTGCTGCGACTGGTCTCGGCGCTGTGCGGCAACAGGTTTGGCCGCTCGGTCGTCTGCCCCGGCGGCGTCAACGCCGAGCCGCGATTGACGCCGGCTGCGATCTCCGAACACGTCGGTGCCCTCCTTCGCCGCATCCGCGGCGATCGGGACGCGTTGATGGTGGACGCATCTTTCCTCGACCGGCTAAGGGGCACGGGACATCTCGACCCGATGCTGGCCCGCTCGCACGGCGCGGTGGGCCCGGTGGGCCGCGGGTCCGGTTGCGACGACGATGCTCGCCGCCGTACCTACGACGGCTACACCGAACTTCCGCCCATCGACGCGGCCGCGGTCGACGACCGCGGTGACGCGCTCGCGCGATTACGGGTGCGGTGGACTGAAATCGACGTTGCCGCTGGGCTCATCGCGCGAGCCTGCGAAACGCTCGAAACAATTTCCGACCCACAGATCGCCACACCGGTACCAACCGTCGACGGCTTCGCACTGGGCTGGGCCGAGGCGCCGCAGGGCGAGGTGCTCTACGGCCTCGAGGTGCGCGACGGGGTGATCCGGCGTTGTTTTGCGCGCACAGCATCGCTACACAACATGCTGCTTTTCCACGACGTGTTCGGCGGCGATGTTTTCACCGACTTTCCATTTATCGAAGCAAGTTTCGGCCTGTGCTATGCCGGGGTGGCGATGTAG